The Pyrus communis chromosome 2, drPyrComm1.1, whole genome shotgun sequence genome includes a window with the following:
- the LOC137724870 gene encoding disease resistance protein RUN1-like gives MASSSSSAAAISSPPRKYDVFLSFRGEDTRNTFTSHLHAALLRKKLHTYIDDKLERGDEIRPALLEAIEKSKLSVIIFSKNYASSTWCLDELVHILGCKERDGQFVIPVFYDISPQDVRKQQGSYADAFAKLEERFKDCMDKLLEWRDALEKAANLSGYDYSNKAGTEADSIEKLVQVILNKLDCKCSSNLKGLVEIETKVEQIESLLCLDSSDVCIVGIWGMGGIGKTTLADVVYHRLSDKFGACCFLKNVRENSEGKDGIYNLRDKLLREIFDDENININTPSIGSELLKERLRRTKVLIVLDDVNDSRQLELLVGDDLEFGVGSRIIITTRDRSLLNEKVVDDKIYEVKGLKHDGALQLFHLHALKNKSPTTVYTEFSRKVIDYIQGIPLALKTLGALFRRCDTEEDWDEELNRLKKFPSEKVQNVLRLSYDGLEENEKECFLDIACFLKGADVYYAKRILDLRGFFVTGIQILIDKSLISISETNCLEMHDLLHEMGRTIVREQCKDEPGKRSRLWAADDVYHVLENDTGTPTVQCISFDTSNFTRLELCGSPSKKMSNLRLLIIHDSRLRLYDLPRWIQLVYNAGLFDLSQGLQSLPNSLRYLYWQGYRLKSLPSNFSPQNLVELRMPESFVGAELWSKNQNLGNLKVIELSFCEHLTEVPDLSRSKKIEHIVLFGCERLVRIPSYFKDLDKLRWLNLGECSSLEFLPELPVLCCLEARGCTSLKTVSSSRNSLTQAWDKYELFRGRFNFVDCRNLDENARTNIMADTQLRIMRVATGPLKTRQHREEEIVMERTSSIPTCCRTLSSTDSARILVSTVCAGNEIPNWFCHQNEGSSITIKLPRNWYCTDFLGFALSVVLPHCSFQGDLMLACSCNFKTNSGESHETIHPIHYPFNEKEGMFAYTEFGHIFVWYSAFALGEGANLNRSNSFYQHVTGACFEFNTVGFRQSEVKKCGISLLYAEDVETIKSGGNTGLASIVAIDRRRALRNRSGYEWCLI, from the exons ATGGCTTCTTCCTCTTCGTCTGCTGCTGCTATCTCGTCACCTCCAAGAAAGTATGATGTGTTTCTTAGTTTCAGAGGTGAGGACACCCGCAACACTTTCACCAGCCACCTTCATGCTGCTTTACTTCGAAAGAAACTTCACACCTACATAGATGACAAACTTGAGAGAGGGGATGAAATCAGACCTGCCCTTCTAGAAGCTATTGAGAAATCAAAGCTTTCGGTgatcattttctcaaaaaactACGCTTCTTCCACATGGTGTCTGGATGAACTCGTCCATATACTAGGATGCAAGGAAAGGGATGGACAGTTTGTTATACCCGTTTTTTACGACATCAGTCCACAGGATGTACGAAAACAACAGGGGAGTTATGCAGATGCATTTGCCAAGCTAGAAGAACGTTTCAAGGACTGTATGGACAAGCTGCTTGAGTGGAGGGATGCTTTGGAGAAAGCTGCCAACCTATCTGGTTATGATTATTCAAACAAAGCCGG GACAGAGGCCGATTCCATTGAGAAACTTGTCCAAGTTATATTGAACAAATTGGATTGCAAATGCTCAAGTAATTTAAAGGGCCTAGTTGAAATTGAAACCAAAGTTGAGCAAATTGAATCGTTACTATGCCTTGATTCATCGGATGTTTGCATTGTAGGTATTTGGGGCATGGGTGGTATTGGCAAGACCACCCTTGCTGATGTTGTATATCACCGACTCTCTGACAAGTTTGGAGCTTGTTGTTTTCTTAAAAATGTTAGAGAAAATTCCGAAGGAAAAGACGGAATATATAACTTACGAGATAAACTTCTCCGTGAGATTTTTgatgatgaaaatataaatattaacaCTCCATCTATAGGATCAGAGCTTCTTAAAGAGAGGCTCCGTCGTACAAAGGTACTCATTGTTCTTGACGACGTGAATGATTCAAGGCAATTAGAACTTCTAGTTGGAGATGATCTTGAGTTTGGTGTCGGAAGTAGAATCATTATAACAACTCGAGATAGGAGCTTACTCAATGAAAAGGTGGTTGAtgacaaaatttacgaggtcaAGGGATTGAAACATGATGGCGCTCTTCAGCTCTTTCATTTGCATGCTCTGAAAAATAAGTCTCCTACGACAGTTTATACAGAGTTTTCAAGAAAGGTGATAGATTATATTCAAGGCATTCCATTGGCTCTTAAAACTTTGGGTGCCTTATTCCGTCGCTGCGATACAGAAGAAGACTGGGATGAAGAATTGAACAGATTGAAAAAATTTCCTAGCGAAAAAGTTCAGAATGTGTTGAGACTTAGTTACGATGGAttagaagaaaatgagaaggaatgCTTTCTTGACATTGCATGCTTTCTGAAAGGGGCAGATGTTTATTATGCAAAAAGAATATTAGATCTTCGGGGTTTCTTCGTGACGGGAATCCAAATTCTCATTGACAAGTCTCTCATATCAATTTCCGAGACGAATTGCTTAGAGATGCATGATTTGCTGCATGAAATGGGCCGGACAATTGTTCGCGAACAATGCAAGGACGAGCCAGGAAAACGTAGTAGGTTGTGGGCTGCTGATGATGTCTATCACGTACTAGAGAATGATACA GGAACTCCAACAGTTCAATGCATATCCTTTGACACGTCTAACTTTACACGGTTGGAATTATGTGGATCACCCTCCAAGAAGATGTCTAATTTAAGATTGTTGATAATTCATGATTCTCGTCTAAGACTCTATGACCTTCCAAGATGGATCCAACTGGTTTATAATGCTGGTCTCTTTGACCTTTCTCAAGGTCTTCAGTCTCTTCCCAATTCTCTCAGGTATCTTTACTGGCAGGGATACCGGTTGAAATCTCTTCCATCAAATTTTTCTCCACAAAATCTTGTTGAGCTTCGAATGCCCGAGAGCTTTGTTGGGGCAGAACTTTGGAGTAAAAACcag AATCTTGGGAACTTAAAAGTGATTGAACTAAGTTTTTGCGAGCATCTGACTGAAGTTCCAGATCTCTCTCGCAGTAAAAAAATTGAGCATATAGTGCTTTTTGGGTGTGAAAGATTGGTTCGAATTCCTTCTTATTTTAAAGATCTTGACAAGCTTAGGTGGCTGAATCTGGGAGAGTGCTCAAGTCTAGAATTCTTACCAGAGCTCCCAGTGCTATGTTGTCTTGAAGCAAGGGGCTGCACTTCACTGAAGACAGTTTCAAGTTCAAGAAATTCACTCACACAAGCTTGGGATAAATATGAATTGTTTCGAGGGCGTTTTAACTTTGTTGATTGCCGAAACTTGGATGAAAATGCAAGGACCAATATAATGGCTGACACACAGTTAAGAATTATGCGAGTGGCAACTGGGCCATTGAAAACTCGACAACATAGAGAAGAAGAAATTGTCATG GAAAGGACTTCATCTATCCCTACCTGCTGTCGGACTTTAAGTAGCACCGACTCTGCTCGGATTTTAGTTAGCACTGTATGTGCAGGAAATGAAATTCCAAATTGGTTCTGCCATCAAAATGAAGGATCTTCGATAACTATCAAGCTTCCTCGAAATTGGTATTGTAcagattttttgggttttgctctATCTGTTGTTCTCCCTCACTGTTCTTTTCAAGGAGATCTGATGCTTGCATGCTCGTGCAATTTTAAAACTAATAGTGGTGAAAGCCATGAAACCATTCATCCTATCCATTatccttttaatgaaaaagaaggAATGTTTGCTTATACGGAATTCGGTCACATATTTGTGTGGTATAGTGCGTTTGCACTTGGAGAGGGAGCAAATTTGAATCGCTCCAATTCTTTTTACCAACATGTCACTGGGGCCTGTTTTGAGTTCAACACCGTGGGCTTTCGCCAATCAGAGGTGAAAAAGTGTGGGATCAGCCTGCTGTATGCTGAAGATGTCGAGACCATCAAATCGGGAGGAAATACAG GCTTAGCCTCTATTGTCGCCATTGACAGAAGACGGGCTCTTAGGAATAGAAGTGGGTATGAATGGTGCTTGATATGA
- the LOC137724871 gene encoding zinc finger BED domain-containing protein RICESLEEPER 2-like, translated as MAFMVDCWWGIVEGHAPQEYDWNGYKRLFQMFAKENPFATNLPKLKVKNQEEAHDGHCAGDYGGPMFLLPGYLYNHQNEDGEWALCIWRAKNHVWMTNQSTSHGFCSSVASVSSSSPSSLPSPTPSPPTATETQSQPPTPPQSPTQAQSPTQLTAIPPLPPLGYSRRRSTVWEHFVEYDDVENIVKPDGTKETIIRRRARCKYCSTTFAANPSGNGTSTIRKHIEGGRCKSYPGKNLDKRQKTLSFDDGVGTLMARGNTKEECIKALVQMVVLDELPFTHVEGRGFRFFCSVVCPHFYPPSRRTLARHFVLMYDEMKAKLKTELALHRVSLTTDTWTSIQKVNYMVITAHFIDSNWKLHKRILNFCVIANHKGNSIGKLLEVCLLEWGLENVLTITVDNASSNKVAVEYLKTKMCHWQNSRMILKGKHMHVRCCAHIVNLIVQDGLRTLDKSILAIRNALVYVTSSPQRVEAFRSCVKKEKIECKGLVFLDVPTRWNSTYLMLTNALKFEKAFVRMGDDEIAYLSWFGEDLPEEEERVGEPSNGKKRYGPPNMEDWSNAAIFVNFLKVFYQMTLKMSVTLHPACHSTFSDLLAIDEEIVDLFIEEDMLLTQTYTSLKLHEMARSMKVKFDKYWGDLVKVNPFLFVGLVLDPKYKLGYVPHILKRRGCSIDEAMAKKDEIKSLIFKLYDEYVPSSNQPSDSSASSCSNTTSTIGGANPTQHGRGKKRAEMDESWIKEVEASNAVLSNHEFDRYLLDRNEKVEVGQDFDILNWWKLNGVKYPVLALIAKEVLAIPVSTVASESAFSTGGRIVNSYRSSLTPLMVERLICTQNWLMSDNISILDDETILEDIEFYEALETDSTEISLYKLFRSFLSCLKSTLKSHFNQTFFNYPLTAISSSDYSYNDFGFCSRSSRGGNRNGRVKPRGSGNGSGRGGEGRKKPVEKSVDELDKELDSYHADNMQQG; from the exons ATGACGGACATTGCGCTGGAGATTATGGGGGTCCTATGTTTCTGCTTCCTGG ATATCTCTATAATCATCAA AATGAAGATGGGGAATGGGCTCTCTGCATATGGAGGGCCAAGAACCATGTTt ggatgaCGAACCAATCAACATCACATGGTTTTTGTTCTTCTGTTGCATCTGTTTCTTCATCATCGCCTTCGTCATTACCGAGTCCAACACCATCACCACCAACTGCAACTGAAACCCAATCCCAACCACCAACTCCACCACAATCACCAACTCAAGCACAATCACCAACTCAACTGACTGCTATTCCTCCATTGCCTCCTCTTGGCTACAGTAGGCGTAGGTCAACAGTGTGGGAGCATTTTGTGGAATACGATGACGTAGAAAACATTGTGAAGCCGGATGGGACCAAAGAAACAATAATTAGAAGGAGAGCTAGGTGTAAGTACTGTTCTACTACCTTTGCAGCTAACCCTTCTGGAAATGGTACTTCAACCATTAGAAAACATATTGAGGGAGGAAGATGTAAAAGTTACCCGGGAAAAAATCTAGATAAAAGGCAAAAGACTTTGTCTTTTGATGATGGTGTTGGTACTCTTATGGCTAGGGGGAATACGAAAGAGGAATGCATAAAGGCGTTGGTACAAATGGTTGTTTTAGATGAGTTGCCGTTTACACATGTTGAAGGGAGAGGGTTTAGGTTTTTCTGTAGTGTTGTTTGCCCTCATTTTTATCCACCATCTCGTAGGACACTTGCGAGACACTTTGTCCTCATGTATGATGAAATGAAAGCAAAATTGAAAACAGAGTTAGCCTTACATAGAGTTAGCCTCACAACCGACACCTGGACAAGTATTCAAAAGGTAAACTACATGGTAATAACGGCACATTTCATAGATAGTAATTGGAAGTTGCACAAAAGAATACTAAACTTTTGTGTCATAGCTAATCACAAAGGGAACTCCATTGGAAAACTTCTTGAGGTTTGTTTGCTAGAATGGGGTTTGGAGAATGTTCTAACCATCACGGTCGATAACGCTTCTTCAAACAAGGTGGCAGTAGAGTATTTGAAGACAAAGATGTGTCATTGGCAAAATTCACGAATGATACTCAAGGGAAAGCACATGCATGTTAGGTGTTGTGCTCATATTGTTAACTTGATAGTTCAAGATGGTTTGAGGACGTTAGATAAATCCATCTTAGCTATTAGGAATGCGTTGGTGTATGTAACGTCTTCTCCACAAAGGGTGGAAGCTTTTAGGAGTTGTGTTAAGAAGGAAAAAATTGAATGCAAGGGTCTTGTTTTTTTAGATGTGCCAACTAGGTGGAATTCCACCTATTTGATGTTAACGAatgctttgaaatttgaaaaagctTTTGTGAGAATGGGAGATGATGAgattgcatacttgtcatggtttggtgaagatttgccggaagaagaagaacgggTGGGTGAACCTTCCAATGGTAAAAAGAGGTATGGGCCACCAAATATGGAAGATTGGAGTAATGCTgctatttttgtcaattttttgaaAGTGTTCTATCAAATGACATTGAAGATGAGTGTTACTTTGCATCCGGCTTGTCATAGTACTTTTTCTGATTTGCTTGCAATTGATGAAGAGATAGTTGATTTGTTCATCGAAGAAGATATGTTATTGACTCAAACCTACACAAGCTTGAAATTGCATGAAATGGCACGAAGCATGAAGGTAAAATTTGATAAGTATTGGGGTGATCTTGTTAAAGTGAATCCTTTTCTATTTGTCGGACTTGTGCTTGATCCAAAATATAAACTGGGTTATGTGCCACATATTTTGAAGCGTCGTGGGTGTAGTATTGATGAAGCCATGGCTAAAAAGGATGAGATAAAAAGCCTAATCTTCAAACTATATGATGAATATGTTCCTTCTTCCAACCAACCAAGTGATTCTAGTGCTAGTAGTTGTTCTAATACTACTAGTACTATAGGTGGGGCTAATCCAACTCAACATGGAAGGGGGAAAAAACGAGCTGAAATGGATGAAAGTTGGATAAAAGAAGTTGAAGCAAGTAATGCCGTGCTATCAAACCATGAGTTTGATAGGTACTTGTTAGATCGCAATGAAAAAGTGGAAGTAGGTcaagattttgatattttaaattggTGGAAATTGAATGGTGTTAAATACCCAGTGTTGGCACTAATTGCAAAGGAAGTTCTTGCAATTCCGGTCTCAACGGTAGCTTCAGAATCTGCCTTTAGCACGGGAGGAAGGATTGTGAACTCATATCGTTCTTCATTGACTCCTCTAATGGTAGAGAGGTTAATTTGTACTCAAAATTGGTTGATGTCAGATAACATCTCAATTTTAGACGATGAGACAATCTTGGAAGATATAGAGTTTTATGAAGCACTTGAAACAG ACAGTACAGAAATTTCATTGTACAAACTATTCCGTTCATTTCTGAGTTGTTTGAAGTCTACTTTGAAATCCCATTTTAACCAGACTTTTTTCAATTATCCTCTGACTGCTATTTCAAGCAGTGATTACAGTTAcaatgattttggattttgtAGTAGGAGCAGTCGTGGAGGGAACAGAAATGGTCGTGTCAAACCACGTGGGAGTGGCAACGGCAGTGGTCGTGGTGGAGAAGGGAGGAAGAAGCCTGTGGAGAAGTCGGTTGATGAACTCGACAAGGAACTCGATAGCTATCACGCAGATAACATGCAGCAGGGTTAG
- the LOC137725476 gene encoding uncharacterized protein isoform X2, producing MDTGEDQRIPYLTRGDTDTQGDTCGYATDTTIFGNCSCRLRLLLLHRISCIHCVIHVLLIVEGKKHGKAGSSICFHRFLKLSLKLLIAGLPKKEIANSKAWVS from the exons ATGGACACGGGAGAAGACCAGCGTATCCCATATCTGACGCGCGGGGATACGGATACGCAGGGCGATACGTGCGGATATGCGACCGATAC AACCATCTTCGGCAACTGCTCCTGTCGTCTCCGTTTGCTACTGCTGCATCGTATCTCATGCATCCACTG TGTTATACACGTGTTGCTCATCGTGGAGGGGAAGAAACATGGAAAAGCGGGCTCTTCCATTTGCTTCCACAGATTTCTCAAGCTCTCTCTCAAGCTCTTAATCGCTGGCCTCCCTAAGAAG GAAATCGCCAATTCGAAAGCTTGGGTTTCCTG A
- the LOC137725476 gene encoding uncharacterized protein isoform X1 gives MDTGEDQRIPYLTRGDTDTQGDTCGYATDTTIFGNCSCRLRLLLLHRISCIHCVIHVLLIVEGKKHGKAGSSICFHRFLKLSLKLLIAGLPKKEIANSKAWVSWYDFFHFLLFLGKFRARKFSFVSGKI, from the exons ATGGACACGGGAGAAGACCAGCGTATCCCATATCTGACGCGCGGGGATACGGATACGCAGGGCGATACGTGCGGATATGCGACCGATAC AACCATCTTCGGCAACTGCTCCTGTCGTCTCCGTTTGCTACTGCTGCATCGTATCTCATGCATCCACTG TGTTATACACGTGTTGCTCATCGTGGAGGGGAAGAAACATGGAAAAGCGGGCTCTTCCATTTGCTTCCACAGATTTCTCAAGCTCTCTCTCAAGCTCTTAATCGCTGGCCTCCCTAAGAAG GAAATCGCCAATTCGAAAGCTTGGGTTTCCTG GTACgacttctttcattttcttttgtttctgggaaaatTTAGGGCtcgaaaattttcttttgtttccggGAAAATTTAG
- the LOC137727155 gene encoding pentatricopeptide repeat-containing protein At4g35130, chloroplastic-like yields the protein MAASLAHSHSSYLYNSTSPPPSLLRKRAAEPKANQSSDQPKFPKLVRGIRKLSENPSTSIEPLNNYALKQAFQDHVESGSMEDALRVFEKMSHSDTYYWNVMIRGLTDNGLFREAVGFYHRMQSEGVRADNYTYPFVIKACGGLLSLDEGQKVHGKLFKVGLDSDVYIGNSLCAAYAKLGCIEYAERVFDEMPVKDLVSWNSMIGGYAAVGDGWRAMVCFQEMQVLGMKPDRFSMIGGLNACAIDCFLQPGKEIHCQVLKCMLESDVMVHTLLIDMYHKCGRVDYAERLFDEICTKNVVVWNAMIHGYTLNAQPLESLSCLKKMQEADKLIPDAITMINFLPSCTQLGALLEGKSIHGYAIRRGFLPHIVFETALIDLYGACGRINLAERIFGQLIEKNLISWNSMISAYVQSGHNREALELFWDLLNEPLEPDAITFSSIIPAYCEVASIGERKQIHGCITKLEHNSNTLILNATVYMYAKCGYLETAREVFDRMIFRDTSSWNTIIMAYAIHGFGRISIEFFSKMRDNGIQPNESTFVSLLMACSVSGMVDEGWKYYSSMKRDYGIDPGIEHCGCMIDLLGRTGNLDGAKIFIEEMSLLPTARIWGSLLTASRNNRNIELAELAAEHILSSEHDNTGCYILLANMYSEAGRWEDVERLKSHMKQRGLRKTVACSFVETKCRPYRFINQDTTHVETYMIYAVLDLILRKIGEDKYVNSSTKFRPLDLKRKRANSAESHSVRLAICFGLISTEIRHPVVVRKNTRICEECHSVAKKISEITKREIIVGDSKVFHHFIDGNCSCRDYW from the coding sequence ATGGCTGCAAGTCTCGCTCACAGTCACAGCTCTTACCTCTACAACTCCACCTCCCCGCCACCGAGCCTTTTACGAAAACGAGCCGCTGAGCCGAAAGCAAACCAAAGCTCCGACCAGCCGAAGTTTCCTAAGTTGGTTCGTGGAATCCGAAAACTATCGGAGAATCCGAGCACCTCGATTGAACCCCTCAACAACTATGCGCTCAAACAGGCTTTTCAAGATCATGTGGAATCTGGGTCCATGGAGGATGCACTCCGGGTGTTTGAGAAAATGTCCCATTCAGATACGTATTACTGGAATGTTATGATTAGAGGTCTCACTGATAACGGGTTGTTCCGGGAGGCGGTTGGTTTTTATCATAGGATGCAAAGTGAAGGTGTTCGAGCCGATAATTATACCTACCCATTTGTGATCAAGGCTTGTGGTGGGTTGTTGTCGTTGGATGAAGGACAAAAGGTTCATGGGAAGTTGTTTAAGGTCGGGTTGGATTCGGATGTTTATATCGGTAACTCGCTTTGTGCTGCGTATGCAAAACTTGGTTGCATAGAGTATGCAGAGAGAGTGTTTGACGAAATGCCTGTTAAAGACTTGGTTTCTTGGAATTCTATGATTGGCGGGTATGCTGCTGTTGGGGATGGTTGGAGGGCGATGGTTTGTTTTCAGGAAATGCAGGTGCTCGGTATGAAGCCTGATAGATTCAGTATGATTGGCGGTCTTAACGCTTGTGCTATTGATTGCTTTCTCCAACCCGGGAAGGAAATCCATTGCCAGGTTCTTAAATGTATGCTTGAATCAGATGTCATGGTGCACACCTTGCTTATCGACATGTACCACAAATGTGGTAGAGTGGACTATGCAGAGAGGTTGTTTGATGAGATTTGCACCAAGAATGTTGTGGTTTGGAATGCAATGATACATGGGTATACTCTAAATGCTCAGCCGCTTGAGTCACTTTCTTGCTTGAAAAAAATGCAAGAGGCAGATAAGTTGATTCCTGATGCTATCACAATGATCAATTTTCTTCCCTCTTGCACACAACTAGGAGCCCTATTGGAAGGTAAATCAATCCATGGCTATGCCATTAGACGAGGTTTTCTCCCTCATATTGTATTTGAAACTGCACTGATCGATTTGTATGGTGCCTGCGGCAGGATAAATTTGGCAGAACGTATATTTGGTCAGCTAATTGAAAAGAACTTGATATCGTGGAATAGCATGATTTCTGCATATGTACAAAGTGGACATAACAGGGAAGCCTTGGAATTATTTTGGGATCTCTTGAATGAACCGCTTGAACCGGATGCAATTACATTTTCAAGCATCATACCTGCCTATTGTGAAGTAGCATCCATTGGGGAGCGGAAGCAAATTCATGGTTGTATCACAAAATTGGAGCACAACTCAAATACATTAATCTTGAATGCAACTGTTTacatgtatgcaaaatgtggGTATCTGGAGACAGCGCGAGAAGTTTTTGATAGGATGATATTCAGGGATACCAGTTCGTGGAACACTATAATTATGGCTTATGCAATTCATGGGTTTGGGAGAATATCCATCGAGTTTTTCTCCAAAATGAGAGACAATGGCATTCAGCCTAATGAGAGCACATTTGTTTCCTTGTTAATGGCGTGTAGTGTTTCTGGCATGGTTGACGAGGGTTGGAAATACTATAGCTCGATGAAAAGAGACTATGGTATTGATCCTGGAATAGAGCACTGTGGTTGTATGATCGATCTTCTTGGTCGAACAGGTAATCTTGACGGTGCCAAAATTTTTATCGAGGAAATGTCCCTGCTGCCCACAGCCAGAATTTGGGGGTCATTACTGACAGCTAGTAGAAACAACAGAAACATAGAGTTAGCTGAACTTGCTGCTGAGCATATTTTGTCCTCAGAACATGATAATACCGGGTGTTATATCTTGCTTGCGAATATGTATTCTGAAGCTGGGAGGTGGGAAGATGTAGAACGGCTTAAATCTCATATGAAGCAAAGAGGACTCCGGAAAACTGTCGCGTGCAGCTTTGTTGAGACCAAATGTAGGCCTTACAGATTCATCAACCAAGATACGACCCACGTTGAAACCTACATGATTTATGCtgttttagatttgattctgAGGAAGATAGGGGAAGATAAATATGTTAACAGTAGCACCAAGTtcagaccgttggatttgaagagaaagagagcaaatTCCGCAGAGAGTCACAGTGTAAGATTGGcaatttgttttggtttgatCTCCACAGAAATCAGACACCCCGTTGTTGTTAGGAAGAACACGAGAATCTGTGAAGAATGCCATAGCGTTGCAAAGAAGATTTCAGAGATCACCAAGAGAGAGATAATTGTAGGAGATTCGAAGGTCTTTCACCACTTCATTGACGGCAATTGCTCTTGTCGTGATTACTGGTGA